In a single window of the Diachasmimorpha longicaudata isolate KC_UGA_2023 chromosome 16, iyDiaLong2, whole genome shotgun sequence genome:
- the LOC135170033 gene encoding myelin transcription factor 1-like isoform X1, with amino-acid sequence MLDTESRHSTGLDQGPTRDPWLTMDYYLGTDSLSLQEMLDVDIKCEIEGVIGGHPELGFNFTDLSPLEMDDDPVGCQGDINGWFGSASLLNGNSNSSHSNYNLDISGGDAASIMVNPNSVMPHIATRSPTPNEIQTSSMLKTSATTIIPSRRNFLISTKNAPKKPKIDIDHHETASDKYENDITETEDEEDCDEDEVDDDDDDEEEEEEEEIDDDEVEEGEEVDDVDEPEDSDEEHESKMNIGTARIKCKPQQQLVNINSGMMKTVSPQTVDKSPTNQKVHSFSHIRVGNFKLVHSPTSQTSHHVRKQMYNNNTHHPGSGAASSPPTTKKEFDPLEYEDKHIYPKPAYSYSCLIAMALKNSQTGSLPVSEIYNFMCEHFPYFKTAPNGWKNSVRHNLSLNKCFEKIEKPAGNGNQRKGCLWAINPAKVAKMDEEVQKWSRKDPLAIKKAMIYPDHLELLERGEMKYAGNGEDMSEETESSGDETAEENVPYSEPPLGHIAANSVTDSYDESSQDCDVDITEHLYDDLEIEENKEALHMQLNISKQKSFEYELSPSTMKRQKTVTGIEGNYVYQSVTPSRRKTPLLVRTAPTTGAFLKIE; translated from the exons ATGTTGGATACAGAGAGTAGACACAGTACTGGGCTAGATCAGGGACCTACGAGGGACCCTTGGCTCACAATGGACTATTACCTCGGTACAGACAGTCTATCCTTACAAGAGATGCTCGATGTCGATATTAAATGTGAAATTGAAGGTGTCATCGGTGGACATCCCGAGTTGGGCTTCAATTTCACGGATTTATCACCACTGGAGATGGATGATGACCCTGTGGGCTGCCAGGGGGACATCAACGGATGGTTTGGCTCCGCTAGTTTACTCAATGGCaacagcaacagttcacacag CAATTACAATCTTGATATCAGTGGGGGAGATGCTGCCTCAATAATGGTAAATCCAAATTCTGTAATGCCACATATCGCCACGAGGTCTCCAACGCCCAACGAAATCCAGACATCATCGATGTTAAAAACATCCGCCACAACGATAATACCATCGAGACGGAATTTTCTCATATCAACGAAGAACGCCCCGAAGAAACCGAAGATCGATATCGACCACCATGAAACAGCCAGTGACAAATACGAGAACGACATAACAGAAACCGAGGATGAGGAGGATTGCGATGAGGATGAGGTGGATGATGACGACGAtgatgaggaggaggaggaggaagaagAAATTGACGATGACGAAGTGGAGGAAGGCGAGGAGGTTGACGATGTGGATGAGCCAGAGGACTCCGATGAAGAGCACGAGAGTAAAATGAATATTGGTACAGCAAGAATAAAGTGCAAACCTCAGCAACAACTCGTGAATATAAACTCAGGAATGATGAAGACTGTGTCACCGCAGACTGTTGACAAATCACCGACAAATCAAAAAGTTCATTCTTTCTCACACATAAGAGTTGGTAATTTCAAACTCGTTCACAGCCCCACCAGCCAGACATCCCACCACGTCAGAAAACAGATGTATAATAATAACACACATCATCCTGGAAGTGGTGCTGCGTCGTCGCCACCGACAACGAAAAAAGAATTTGATCCTCTGGAGTATGAAGATAAACATATTTATCCTAAACCAGCGTATTCGTATTCCTGCCTCATCGCAATGGCTCTTAAAAATAGTCAAACTGGATCACTGCCAGTCTccgaaatttataatttcatgTG TGAGCACTTTCCATACTTCAAGACAGCCCCAAACGGCTGGAAGAACTCAGTCCGTCACAATTTGTCCTTGAACAAGTGTTTCGAGAAGATAGAGAAACCAGCGGGCAATGGTAACCAAAGGAAGGGCTGCCTCTGGGCGATAAATCCTGCAAAAGTGGCAAAAATGGACGAGGAGGTGCAGAAGTGGTCGAGGAAGGATCCTTTAGCGATAAAAAAAGCCATGATATATCCCGATCACCTGGAGCTCCTCGAACGAGGTGAAATGAAGTACGCTGGCAATGGTGAGGACATGTCAGAGGAGACTGAGAGCTCTGGAGATGAAACCGCCGAGGAGAACGTACCTTACAGTGAACCACCACTTGGCCACATTGCTGCCAACTCCGTCACCGACAGTTACGACGAAAGTAGTCAGGATTGCGATGTTGACATTACTGAGCATCTCTACGATGACCTCGAAATCGAGGAGAACAAGGAGGCCCTTCACATGCAACTCAACATATCGAAACAAAAATCATTCGAGTATGAACTTAGTCCGAGTACAATGAAGAGACAAAAAACAGTGACTGGTATAGAGGGAAATTATGTCTATCAATCTGTGACACCATCGCGCAGGAAAACTCCACTACTCGTTAGAACTGCACCGACAACCGGTGCTTTTCTTAAAATAGAGTAA